The segment TCTATTTTTACATCGATAGTGTTTCCCTCACGCAGGTAAACAATGCTTTCAATAACGGTCTTATATAGGTCGTTACGCTGCACATGATCGGTCATTGTCCTGATATTTTTAAGAAAAATTATCAGGTTTTGCTTACGTTCCTCATCGGTTACACTTCGATCGGATTGGTAAATTTTCCCCATTTCGTATAATTCATTTTCGGTTTGACCAATAAGCTTTTGCCATTTTCTTTTTCTTGTTTGCCATTCTTCACGATTATAATCTCCAAGTTCATAAGCATCATTAACTGTTTCCAGTGCTTTTTTATATTTTTGAAGCAGGTTTTCAAGTTCGCTGATTTCTACTTTAATACGATCGGACTGTTGGGAGTCTACAGGTTCACTGCTATTTATAATTTCGCTCTGATACTTTGATATCTCCTTCAAAACAATTTCTTCCAAAGCATCTGACAAAATGCCGCTGTTTTTACATTTATTCCCCAGGGGGTCTGTGTACCAACAGGGTCTAACATATGCATTGCCATCAACTAAATGGAGAGTGAGGATATGTCCACATTTAGCGCACTTGACAAGCCCCGTGAATACATGGGATTGCTTCCGGCTTCTTGTGGGAATCTTTTTTCTGCTGCTTAGGACGGCAACAATACGATCATGTTCTTCTTTAGTTTTCACAGCTTCATGGCAATTCTCAACAATAGTCCATTCACTTTTAGGGATCGCTTCATAATTTTTAGCATTAGGGCGTTTATGTTTGTGTCCACTACCTCTTGTCTTGTTGCTAATAATCTGTCCTAGATGTGTTTCATCAACTAAAAGCCTATATATAGTAATAGCACTCCAATAATTACCCCTTCGGGTAAAAATCCCTCTTTGATTCAGGCTTTCAGCTATTTTCTGAGTTGAAATTCCCGATAATGCTTTTTCTATCATTTCACGATATATGGGTAATCTTTCATCATTAACAACAAGGCCTTTTTCATTATACTTATCACGATAACGCTGATATACATAAGGGAATGCAGGTATGCCATTTGTCCAATCACCACGCCTGGCACCGACGACCTTCCCCTGCCGTAAACGCTTAGTAATCATTTTGTATTCTTGCCTGGCAAAAAAACCTTTTAGGTCAGCATATGTATCATCTATATCGTTATTAAGATCATAAATCTTATCAGGCGTAATAATAAGCGTTTCTGACTTTTGAAATGCTTTTTTAATCCGATCTTGTTCTCCAAGGTCGCCGCGCCCCAGCCTATCGTATTCAACAAC is part of the Acetonema longum DSM 6540 genome and harbors:
- a CDS encoding recombinase family protein; this encodes MIYTKNRYSDTLIHQLLTIGGEYPMILENRRYDICYVANYLRKSRAESMEDLEKHRMILTELCIKNGFKYVEYIEVGTSDSIDMRPKISKLLKEVEDGIYDAVCVVEYDRLGRGDLGEQDRIKKAFQKSETLIITPDKIYDLNNDIDDTYADLKGFFARQEYKMITKRLRQGKVVGARRGDWTNGIPAFPYVYQRYRDKYNEKGLVVNDERLPIYREMIEKALSGISTQKIAESLNQRGIFTRRGNYWSAITIYRLLVDETHLGQIISNKTRGSGHKHKRPNAKNYEAIPKSEWTIVENCHEAVKTKEEHDRIVAVLSSRKKIPTRSRKQSHVFTGLVKCAKCGHILTLHLVDGNAYVRPCWYTDPLGNKCKNSGILSDALEEIVLKEISKYQSEIINSSEPVDSQQSDRIKVEISELENLLQKYKKALETVNDAYELGDYNREEWQTRKRKWQKLIGQTENELYEMGKIYQSDRSVTDEERKQNLIIFLKNIRTMTDHVQRNDLYKTVIESIVYLREGNTIDVKIDFK